The following coding sequences lie in one Panicum virgatum strain AP13 chromosome 6N, P.virgatum_v5, whole genome shotgun sequence genomic window:
- the LOC120679456 gene encoding uncharacterized protein LOC120679456 — MRVGPHPLRAPSPSISRGCRRYQSGWARRKGRQRHRPQRPRPSHREERHSKGRSGRRSTAPALAVGAGVAALGHQRQAPIAPAFSPSTTAQAVKLCGAVSLNTIVRRLTCSSGHDQELELPRLDGKARMGTTWLSWLCLGCRC, encoded by the exons ATGCGGGTGGGGCCGCATCCTCTTCGGGCTCCCTCCCCATCCATCTCTCGAGGCTGCCGCCGCTATCAATCTGGATGGGCTCGGAGAAAGGGACGACAGCGGCACCGACCTCAGCGACCTAGGCCATCTCACAGGGAGGAACGGCATAGCAA AGGCCGGTCTGGCAGGCGGTCGACAGCGCCGGCGTTGGCTGTAGGCGCGGGCGTGGCAGCGCTTGGACACCAACGGCAAGCACCAATCGCTCCCGCGTTCTCACCAAGCACGACTGCACAAGCAGTGAAG CTTTGTGGAGCTGTGTCCTTAAACACTATTGTTAGAAGGCTGACATGTTCAAGTGGTCACGATCAAGAGCTTGAGTTGCCAAG ATTGGACGGAAAGGCAAGGATGGGCACCACATGGCTGTCATGGCTCTGTCTAGGTTGTAGATGCTGA